AAATTGCCGATTTGCAAAAGAAATTAGGTCAGGCTAAAGAAGAGGAAAAGAAGATAAAAGACCTGGCCAAAACGCTTTCGGGCTTAAAGGGCAAAAGCCTGGCCAGAATTGTGGCTAAAATGGACGATCGAACCGTCATCAAAATTTACAATCAAATGAGCAATACGTCTAAAAGAACTTTAATGAGCAGTTTGCCGGCAGAACGAGCCGCAGTTATTGCGCAAAAAATAATCAGAAATTAGTTGGGTGCAGCATGAAAAATTTAATTTTGGATTTAACAGGCTCTGTCAAAAAGAATTTGCTCCATGGCGCTGAGCAAAAAAACAAGGGGTTGCTCACTAAGGGCGAACGGGGTGTGGCATGGAAGGATCAAAACAGCCTGTTTTACAACCTGTGGGCGGCGCAAAGCCAGACGCCGGTTAAACAGGTTAAAGCCAGTAATGAGCCAATCGTCATTCCCGTGCAAACGGCTGCGGCTCGTCTTTCTAAAAATCCACAGCAGAAGTTAGCGGCAGACACAAAACAAGGAAGAATCCCGACCGCTCTTGACCATCCAGAAGGGCAGGATACAGGCCCCGCCGCAGAAAATTCATTGCAGGCCTTTGTATTAAACGTTCCGCTGGCGGCGGCGCAAAAAACCATTGAAACGCCATCGGCCGTCCCCGCCGGGCAAACAGCGCAAACGGCTTTAGAAACGCTGACCGCCAGAATTCTCCAGACCGCCTTAAATAGCCGTGCTTTAGCGGGCCTGTCGTCAAAGATCGTTAAAGTAGATTATCAAATAGAACCCGGGGCCTTTGCAACCATTCAGCAGAAATTAGGCCTGAACACAGCAAAAGGAGTGGCTGGCTTAAACGGAGGAGCGCAATCCGCAAAGGGTAGCGTATTTTTTAAAAATTTAAGCGGTCAAATGTGGGAAGCGGTTGAAAATCCGGCAGAGATCCAGCGCCTTGTCAAACAATTCAGTCTGAAAACCACGCCCGGAATGGAAGCGACGATTAACGCGCAGAAAGGCCAGGGCGAAGCGCCATTGGCCTTAGAGGTTAAAATCAACACAAAAGGCCTGTCTGCCCTACAAAATCCGGATGCCGCCGGCCTGCAGCAAGGAAGCATGTCCCGGCTCGAGGGCAAAAAAGGCGGAGCGAAAAACCCCACTGCGCCGCAAACGAGCGTGAATAACGAACCATTCCCCGGCGCAACAGCGCAAAAAGGCGCGGATTTAAATGTTCCGCTGAGGCTAAAGGTCGAACCTGTGCAGAAAACAACGGGAAGCAGCGTCTTAGAGGACGGTCTGGCAGAAACATTGAAACAGTCACAGACTCAGGCGACGGATGAATTGTTCAAACAACTGAAAATAGAGATACAACAGCTTCCGACGCCCGTTTTCAATCGTGGGGCGTCCATGGTTGGGCCGAACGTTGCCGCCGCTTCTCATTTTTCCAATCTGGAAAATGTGGTGGCTAAAATTCAAGAGCTGCTGGATCAGGCGCGCGCCATGCATCTGCAAAACAGAAATATTCAGATGAGCCTGGAGGAGACGCCCGTGGGCAAAATGGATATTCAATATCGGTCCAACGAACATCAATTAACCATTCTCGTGGAAAACGAACAAATAAAAAACGAGCTGCTCAAATTTACGCCTGTCATTCAACAAAACCTGTCAGATAAAGGCATTGCGCTCAATGGGTTTCAAGTAAATGTGGGGCAGTTCGGGCAGTCCGAAGGCGGCAAACACGCTTCGGGCAAAAATAATCATAAAACGGCAAACGCCGCTAAAGCAGGAAAGGAGGTGACGGCGCATGAATCGCAATCCACCGCTTTAAATCGCAAGTTTGGATACAACACCATGGAAATAACCATTTAGGAGGAAGATCATGGGCGACATGATTAATTCCATTACAAACACAAACGTAGTAAATAGCGCACAGCAAAATATCGTTTCAGACAACGCGGATCTCGGGAAATATGAGTTCCTGCAATTGCTGGTGACGCAATTGAAAAATCAGGATCCTCTATCTCCCATGCAAAGTCAGGATTTTGCCGCGCAGCTGGCCCAATTTAGCTCGCTGGAACGTTTGATGGATATCGACAACAGTTTGCAGCAGGGAATGGATGCCGACATGCTTCTGGCCCAGACCATTCATAACACCATGGCCACCACCTTTATCGGAAAGGAAGTGCTGGCCTACGGCGACTCTTTTTCGCTGCTGTCTGGCGAAAGCGCCTCGTTAAGTTTTGAATTAAACGGATCGGTAAAAGAAGCCACCATCGAAATTTACGACGAAAACGACCAGCTGGTGCGAACGATTAAGATGACAGAGCTGGAGAAAGGCCGTCACAGTGTGGAGTGGGATGGCATGGACGAGGCAGGCAACGCGTTGAACGGCGGCATTTACCACTTTAAGGTTAAAGCCATCGATGAACAGGATAATGCGGTTACGGTTCAAACGTTTACGCGCGGTATTGTTTCCGCCATCAAATATGAGCAAGGACAGCCGGTATTGCTGGTTGATGGTAAAGAGATCTATTTCGGCGAAGTTGTTCAAATTGGTTAACGAGGTGTGCCATGAAAGTCGCTGAATTACAAATCAAACAGAACATCCGGCCCCTTAAGCCTGCCGATTCGGCTGCCGGAATTCAAAAGTCAGGTGGCGCAAGGCCAGAGACTCCCTTCGGTGCGCTTCTGGAACGGCAGTTGAGCGAAGCCAGCGGCCTTAAATTTTCGGCGCACGCCATAAAGCGCATGGAAACGAGGGCGCTAAGTTTGAATGAGCTCGATTTACAACGCCTGCAACAGGGGTTGCAACAACTGGAAGCCAGAGGCGCGCAAAACTCAGTGATCGTCATGGACGATCGGGCCTTTGTGGTCAGCGTAAAAAACAGAACGGTGGTTACGGCCATCGATCAGATTCAGAATAATCAAAAGATATTTACCAATATCGATAGTTTAGCAATCGTGTAATGTAAACAACAGGATGAAGGGCTGGTCCTTAACAGGGAGCCCTCAATCCGCCGAACGACAGAAGCGGATTAAACCAAAAAAAGGAGGGTCTTACAATGTTGAGATCATTGTTATCCGGCGTATCCGGTTTAAGAAACCATCAAATGCGGATGGATGTAATTGGCAACAATATTGCGAATATCAACACCATCGGTTTTAAAAGCGGGCGGTTAAATTTTTCGGAAGCGCTGAGCCAGACCATCGGTCTGACGAGCGCCACAAGCGTCAATCCCATGCAGATTGGCCTGGGAATGCAAACCACGTCCATCGAAAATCTGTTCAACCAGGGGAGCCTGGAGCAAACGGGTGTATTGACGGATCTGGCTATTCAGGGCGACGGTTTTTTTGTGCTGAACGCGGGCGAGATGCGTGTTTTAACGCGCGCCGGTCAGTTCTTTTTTGACACCGACGGAAAACTGGTGAATCATAGCGGCCTGGCCGTTCAGGGGTGGATGTTGAACCAATCCAATCAATCAATAGGCTTTGGCACGGGCAATTTAAGCGATATCACCATCGATATGGATATGGTTTCTGAGGCTAAAGAGACTCAAAATATCTGGTTGTCCGGCAATTTGAACGCCGGATTAAAAACCACCAGCGAAGTGTGGACTCTGGGCAGCGCTTTAACCATTGGCGGGGCCAATGCCGACGCCAGCACCGCGTTGAATGCGCTGGACCAAATCAACACGCCGCTGGTGGCCGGCGACACCATCGAAATAACAGGAACCAACCCGGATGGCACGGCGGTCAGCGCCACTTACACCTATTCCGCTGGCGACACCATTCAGGACCTGTTAGACGCCATTAATTCTGCCTTTAACGGAGCAACGGCTGCCATGGTTGACGGAAAGATAGTTTTAACGGATACCGAAGCCGGCGATAGTTCAACTTCCATCCGGCTGACCAATGGGGCGGCCAATACGGGACGCATCGACCTGGCGAATTTTGTAAATACGGTTGCCGGCGAAACCGGTCGCGCTAAAACGTCGGTGGTGATTTACGACTCGCTGGGCGTCAGCCATAATGTAATTCTGGAATTCACCAAAACCGCCAATACAAACGAATGGACCTGGGTAGCCAAAACCACCGGCGATGAAGAAATTCTGTCCGGCGGGAGCGGACGCGTCACTTTCAACGAAGCGGGAAAGTTGACGTCTTTTACCTTCGACAATGGCGATACTCAGTTGCAGATCGATCCCAAAAATGGCTCTGAAATTTTGTCTATTGATTTGCACACCGAAAGCGGCGAAGGGCGCATGGGGCTGACGCAATTCGAATCGCTTTCAACGATCAGCGTTAAAGAGCAGGACGGCCGCGCCGTTGGACGCCTGGTTAGTTTAACCATCGATAACAAGGGCGTGATCAATGGCACCTTTAGCAATGGCGAGAATATGTCGCTGGCCAAAATTGCCCTGGCTCAGGTGCCCAATAAAGGCGGATTAATTCAATTGGGCAAAGGATTATATCAGGCCGGAATGGCATCGGGTTCTATGCAAATTGAGGAATTGGACGAGAAATCAATCAATTCAATTATCTCCGGCACGCTGGAAATGTCCAATGTCGATGTTTCCAAAGAATTTACCGAGATGATCACCACACAGCGCGGATTTGAAGCCAGTGCTAAAGTGATTACAACGGCAGATCAGATGCTGGATGAACTGATTCGTTTGAAACGCTAACTTTTTAAGATTCCGCAGATCGAGCCGATAACCCGGTCTGCGGAATTTACCTTAACTAAGGAAGTTAGGGCTTAATAAAACTGGAGAGGATAACAAGTGGATTTAGCAACCATAATAGGGATTGTTTCGGGAGTTGCTCTGGTTGTTACAACCATCGTCATGGGCGGCAGTCCTAAAATTTTTATTCACGTGCCTTCCATGATGGTTGTGTTCGGCGGCGCGACGGCAGCTACTCTGATCAGTTTTCAGCTCAAAGAAGTGCTGGGCGTGCTCAATGTGGTGCGCAAGGCCTTTTTTAGCGAGAGCATAGACAACGTGGCGCTCATTAATCGCATTGTAGAGTTGTCTAAAAAGGCGCGCAAGGAGGGCTTGCTGGCTATCGACAAAGAAGTCAATCAGATTGAAGACGCCTTTTTGCGTTCGGGCATGGAAATGGTTGTGGATGGAACCGAGCCGGAGCTAATCCGCAATATTATGGAAACAGAACTCTCGTATTTGATGGAACGGCACAAACGGGGGCAGGATATCTTTAGCGCTCTGGGAGAGTATGCCCCGGCATTCGGGATGATTGGTACATTGATCGGTTTAATCGGCATGTTGCAGAACCTGAACGATCCCACACAAATCGGCGGCGGTATGGCTGTGGCTTTGATTACAACCTTTTATGGCGCTCTGGCCGCCAACCTGGTGTTTAACCCCATCGCCGGAAAGTTAAAAAATCGCTCTGAAGAAGAAGTGCTGGTTAAAGAAATGATTATTGAGGGCGTTTTGTCCATTCAATTTGGGGAGCATCCCAATACGATCCAGAGAAAATTAATGAATTTCCTTTCGCCTAAACAAAGGGTTTTTGAAGAGTAAACCGTTATGAAGAAAAAACAAGATATACCCAAAAAGGGCGCCCCGCCCTGGATGACGACATTTAGCGACATGGTAACCTTGCTGATGGTCTTTTTTATCATGATCCTGTCCTATTCAACCATCGAGCTGGAAAAATTTAAAGGGGCGGTGAGTTCCATGAAAGGGGCG
This sequence is a window from Caldithrix abyssi DSM 13497. Protein-coding genes within it:
- a CDS encoding TIGR02530 family flagellar biosynthesis protein, whose translation is MKVAELQIKQNIRPLKPADSAAGIQKSGGARPETPFGALLERQLSEASGLKFSAHAIKRMETRALSLNELDLQRLQQGLQQLEARGAQNSVIVMDDRAFVVSVKNRTVVTAIDQIQNNQKIFTNIDSLAIV
- a CDS encoding flagellar hook assembly protein FlgD, coding for MGDMINSITNTNVVNSAQQNIVSDNADLGKYEFLQLLVTQLKNQDPLSPMQSQDFAAQLAQFSSLERLMDIDNSLQQGMDADMLLAQTIHNTMATTFIGKEVLAYGDSFSLLSGESASLSFELNGSVKEATIEIYDENDQLVRTIKMTELEKGRHSVEWDGMDEAGNALNGGIYHFKVKAIDEQDNAVTVQTFTRGIVSAIKYEQGQPVLLVDGKEIYFGEVVQIG
- a CDS encoding flagellar hook protein FlgE, producing the protein MLRSLLSGVSGLRNHQMRMDVIGNNIANINTIGFKSGRLNFSEALSQTIGLTSATSVNPMQIGLGMQTTSIENLFNQGSLEQTGVLTDLAIQGDGFFVLNAGEMRVLTRAGQFFFDTDGKLVNHSGLAVQGWMLNQSNQSIGFGTGNLSDITIDMDMVSEAKETQNIWLSGNLNAGLKTTSEVWTLGSALTIGGANADASTALNALDQINTPLVAGDTIEITGTNPDGTAVSATYTYSAGDTIQDLLDAINSAFNGATAAMVDGKIVLTDTEAGDSSTSIRLTNGAANTGRIDLANFVNTVAGETGRAKTSVVIYDSLGVSHNVILEFTKTANTNEWTWVAKTTGDEEILSGGSGRVTFNEAGKLTSFTFDNGDTQLQIDPKNGSEILSIDLHTESGEGRMGLTQFESLSTISVKEQDGRAVGRLVSLTIDNKGVINGTFSNGENMSLAKIALAQVPNKGGLIQLGKGLYQAGMASGSMQIEELDEKSINSIISGTLEMSNVDVSKEFTEMITTQRGFEASAKVITTADQMLDELIRLKR
- a CDS encoding motility protein A, translated to MDLATIIGIVSGVALVVTTIVMGGSPKIFIHVPSMMVVFGGATAATLISFQLKEVLGVLNVVRKAFFSESIDNVALINRIVELSKKARKEGLLAIDKEVNQIEDAFLRSGMEMVVDGTEPELIRNIMETELSYLMERHKRGQDIFSALGEYAPAFGMIGTLIGLIGMLQNLNDPTQIGGGMAVALITTFYGALAANLVFNPIAGKLKNRSEEEVLVKEMIIEGVLSIQFGEHPNTIQRKLMNFLSPKQRVFEE